One stretch of Sulfurimonas sp. C5 DNA includes these proteins:
- the flhF gene encoding flagellar biosynthesis protein FlhF has translation MKMLTFTGKSPSEALKRAKMEIGDEGMLIETRELRKKALGREGLYEIVIGIDEGMISSEYAKPKKPLSSQQPLKDESKDVLFDISNAAEQISKISQVTDPFSAYEKKPEYQVPVVEPLELKEIKSEINKLTDKVKIIQNMFWDEKSPELSTQIPPEFSEIYRLANQSGMNKDHLDMLMQVTLEHMPLKMRENSATVKRYFQTILRKMVPIRIESMPPVGTKKVIMLVGPTGVGKTTSIAKLAARYSFLLEKKYKVGLVVLDTYRIGAVEQLMQYARMMKLGIETVVDPPEFSSALDSLKYCDCILIDTMGSSPYDKQKIEKIYECLHSNTTSYEIDVVLVMPSSIKYEDLKMTYDNFSSLGIDTLMFTKLDETIGFGNIFSLAYETKKPISYFSVGQEVPEDLVTASSDFLIECLLHGFNRSKA, from the coding sequence ATGAAAATGCTTACATTTACCGGAAAATCACCATCGGAAGCTTTAAAAAGAGCTAAAATGGAAATTGGTGACGAAGGTATGTTGATTGAGACTAGAGAGTTAAGAAAAAAAGCTCTCGGTCGAGAAGGTTTATATGAAATTGTAATCGGTATTGATGAAGGTATGATCTCTTCCGAATATGCTAAACCGAAGAAGCCTTTAAGTTCACAACAACCGTTAAAAGATGAATCAAAAGATGTACTTTTTGATATCTCAAATGCTGCCGAGCAAATATCAAAAATTTCTCAAGTGACTGATCCGTTCAGTGCATATGAGAAAAAGCCTGAATATCAAGTACCTGTAGTGGAACCCTTAGAGTTAAAAGAGATCAAATCTGAGATTAATAAGCTTACGGATAAAGTAAAAATTATCCAAAATATGTTTTGGGATGAAAAGTCCCCAGAACTCTCAACACAAATTCCACCGGAGTTTTCTGAGATCTACCGTTTAGCAAATCAGAGCGGTATGAATAAAGATCATCTTGATATGCTTATGCAAGTGACATTAGAGCATATGCCTTTAAAGATGAGAGAAAATTCTGCAACTGTAAAGCGTTATTTTCAAACTATTCTGCGTAAAATGGTTCCGATAAGAATAGAAAGTATGCCTCCGGTAGGAACTAAAAAAGTAATAATGCTTGTTGGTCCTACAGGGGTGGGAAAAACGACATCAATTGCAAAGTTAGCGGCAAGATATTCATTTTTATTAGAGAAAAAATATAAAGTCGGTTTGGTAGTCCTTGATACGTACAGAATAGGTGCAGTTGAACAACTAATGCAATATGCAAGAATGATGAAACTCGGAATTGAAACGGTTGTGGATCCTCCGGAGTTTTCTTCAGCACTAGATTCATTGAAATATTGTGATTGTATATTAATCGATACTATGGGTTCAAGTCCGTACGATAAACAAAAAATTGAAAAAATTTATGAGTGTTTACATTCAAATACTACGAGTTATGAGATTGATGTGGTTCTTGTAATGCCAAGCAGTATCAAATATGAAGATTTAAAAATGACTTATGATAATTTTTCATCTTTGGGAATAGATACATTAATGTTTACTAAACTTGATGAGACTATTGGATTTGGGAATATTTTTTCATTGGCGTACGAAACGAAAAAACCGATTAGTTATTTTTCTGTAGGTCAAGAGGTACCGGAAGATTTGGTAACGGCATCAAGTGACTTCTTAATCGAGTGTTTATTACACGGTTTTAATAGGAGCAAAGCATGA
- the aroQ gene encoding type II 3-dehydroquinate dehydratase produces MKIVVIQGPNLNMLGVREQQIYGPMKLEQIHAQMKEVATQNGVEIEFFQSNLEGELVDKIQECYGEAHGIIINAAAYTHTSIAIRDAIAAVNIPTIEVHISNIHRREEFRQTNMIAPVCASSIVGFGPFGYHLAMMGMFQIMNEIKAAQEAQQAAQQA; encoded by the coding sequence ATGAAAATAGTAGTTATTCAAGGTCCAAATTTAAACATGTTAGGTGTTCGTGAACAACAAATTTATGGTCCAATGAAACTAGAGCAAATTCACGCTCAAATGAAAGAAGTAGCAACACAAAACGGTGTTGAAATCGAATTTTTTCAAAGTAACTTAGAGGGTGAACTTGTAGATAAAATCCAAGAGTGTTATGGTGAGGCTCACGGTATTATTATTAATGCAGCGGCATATACACATACTTCTATTGCAATTCGCGATGCTATCGCAGCTGTAAATATCCCAACAATCGAAGTTCATATTTCAAATATCCATAGACGTGAAGAGTTCCGTCAAACAAACATGATTGCACCTGTATGTGCATCGTCTATTGTTGGTTTTGGTCCATTTGGATATCACTTGGCAATGATGGGTATGTTTCAAATTATGAATGAGATTAAAGCTGCTCAAGAAGCACAACAAGCTGCTCAACAAGCATAA
- a CDS encoding P-loop NTPase → MMGHQAEKLEELVSSNAAKKSKKTRFIAITSGKGGVGKSTLSSNLAYTLAQKGLNVGIFDADIGLANLDVMFNVKIKKNILHVLKGEASVSDILIPITRNLILIPGESGDEILKYSDSALFERFMEEAQILDKLDVMIIDTGAGIGEHIQMFLNAADDVIVVTVPDPAAITDAYATIKTVATLRNDINMIMNQVKSEKEAVGVFEKIKKVANANIGGNLNLQLLGKVNADIKVSSAVKQRALFSVLFPSAQATKDIELIVQKIISKLERNVLVKSTESGLSGLFKRLIDHF, encoded by the coding sequence ATGATGGGGCATCAGGCTGAAAAATTAGAAGAATTAGTCTCATCAAATGCAGCAAAAAAGTCTAAAAAGACACGTTTTATTGCTATTACAAGTGGTAAGGGTGGTGTAGGTAAAAGTACGCTGAGCTCAAACCTTGCATATACATTGGCACAAAAAGGTTTAAACGTAGGAATCTTTGATGCTGATATCGGTTTGGCAAACTTAGATGTTATGTTTAACGTGAAGATTAAAAAGAATATTTTGCATGTACTTAAAGGTGAAGCGAGTGTGTCGGATATTTTAATTCCAATCACACGTAACTTGATATTAATTCCAGGTGAAAGCGGTGATGAAATTCTAAAATATTCAGATAGTGCACTATTTGAGCGTTTTATGGAGGAAGCACAAATTTTAGATAAACTTGATGTGATGATTATAGATACAGGGGCTGGAATAGGGGAGCATATTCAGATGTTTTTAAATGCAGCTGATGATGTAATTGTTGTAACAGTTCCCGATCCTGCTGCTATTACTGATGCGTATGCGACTATTAAAACAGTAGCAACTCTTAGAAATGATATCAATATGATTATGAATCAGGTAAAAAGCGAAAAAGAAGCAGTTGGTGTATTTGAAAAGATAAAAAAAGTTGCAAATGCCAATATAGGCGGAAATTTAAACTTGCAACTGCTTGGAAAAGTCAATGCTGATATAAAAGTTTCATCAGCAGTGAAACAAAGAGCTCTTTTTTCAGTTTTATTTCCATCTGCACAAGCAACAAAAGATATTGAGCTTATTGTACAAAAAATCATCTCAAAGCTGGAACGAAATGTGCTAGTTAAATCCACTGAAAGTGGTTTAAGTGGTCTATTTAAACGTTTAATAGACCATTTTTAA
- the sppA gene encoding signal peptide peptidase SppA has product MEFLKKVFLPITLPIKFIQEHFKASVFVLILFLIFAPNENQHYRYNNLQKIDLVGPIFDAKTVVEQIDKATANNDIKGILLSVDSPGGAVAPSIEIAYAIKRATTKKPVVVYAKGTIASGSYYASIWADKIISNPGSMVGSIGVIMQGADFSELMNKIGIKSQIVKAGKYKQVGTADRAWEDYEINELNKVIQGTYDMFSKDVADARGLDINKRDTYANAHIFTAAQAKEVGLIDQLGVETDAKNELVKLSGVKSPVWNEEDKFEKIIDKLSASTSVMLYTYFPQLTLR; this is encoded by the coding sequence ATGGAGTTTTTGAAAAAAGTTTTTTTACCCATCACCTTACCTATAAAGTTTATACAGGAGCATTTTAAAGCGAGTGTTTTTGTATTGATTCTTTTTTTAATCTTTGCACCGAATGAGAATCAACACTATAGATATAATAATCTTCAAAAAATAGACCTAGTAGGCCCTATATTTGATGCTAAAACAGTTGTTGAACAAATTGATAAAGCTACTGCAAATAATGATATAAAAGGAATTCTGCTTTCTGTAGACTCACCAGGTGGTGCTGTTGCACCTTCTATTGAGATAGCATATGCAATAAAAAGAGCAACCACAAAAAAACCTGTAGTTGTTTATGCTAAAGGGACTATTGCCAGTGGAAGTTATTATGCAAGTATCTGGGCAGATAAAATTATATCAAACCCAGGCAGTATGGTAGGAAGTATCGGTGTAATTATGCAAGGAGCTGACTTTAGTGAACTCATGAATAAAATCGGTATCAAATCTCAAATAGTAAAAGCTGGTAAATACAAACAAGTAGGTACGGCTGATCGTGCTTGGGAAGATTATGAGATTAACGAATTAAACAAAGTAATCCAAGGTACTTATGATATGTTCAGTAAAGATGTTGCCGATGCGAGAGGTCTAGATATAAATAAAAGAGACACCTATGCAAATGCACATATTTTTACCGCTGCTCAGGCAAAAGAGGTTGGTTTAATTGATCAATTAGGTGTTGAAACAGATGCTAAAAATGAGCTCGTTAAACTCAGTGGTGTAAAAAGTCCTGTTTGGAACGAAGAGGATAAATTTGAAAAAATTATAGATAAACTCTCGGCTTCAACATCAGTTATGCTTTACACTTATTTCCCGCAACTTACACTGAGATGA
- the xseA gene encoding exodeoxyribonuclease VII large subunit, whose amino-acid sequence MNALSVSALNEQIKTLLESSFERVFVEGELSRITFHNSGHIYFTLKDKDSAISCVMFKGNATKLKFRLEEGLKVLVDGAISVYKPRGSYQINCFMIEPSGQGALALAYEQLKKKLSDKGYFNPEIKKQLPKFPSKIALITSATGAALQDMLRVANKRYRNISIDIYDVLVQGESAAFSIASAIKHADLVGYDLIITGRGGGSIEDLWAFNEEIVADAIFEAKTPIISAVGHEIDYLISDFVADLRAPTPSAAMEMILPDVNELYQYIDSIANQLNQQMNQKVFNKTQELQHLQRSFMQHSVEKKLQQYKENIVSLKNSFEQTIGYKLQNFSAKVKNIQDAYPQTIQNRFSNYKMQIVNLQNMFKSNDPKLKRKKGFAQISQANKVIELKSLKVGEEFEAQSDEIVISAKVLDTRVIS is encoded by the coding sequence ATGAATGCTCTTAGCGTATCTGCATTAAATGAACAGATTAAAACACTACTAGAGAGTAGTTTTGAAAGAGTATTTGTTGAGGGGGAGCTCTCCCGTATCACTTTTCACAATTCTGGACATATATACTTTACTCTCAAAGATAAAGATTCTGCAATCAGCTGTGTAATGTTTAAAGGCAATGCTACAAAACTGAAATTTCGTTTAGAAGAGGGTTTAAAGGTTTTAGTAGACGGTGCAATCTCCGTTTATAAGCCAAGAGGTAGTTATCAAATCAACTGTTTTATGATCGAGCCTTCAGGGCAGGGAGCTTTGGCACTTGCATATGAACAGTTAAAGAAAAAACTATCAGATAAAGGGTATTTTAATCCTGAGATCAAAAAACAACTTCCAAAATTTCCCTCTAAAATCGCACTGATTACATCAGCTACGGGTGCAGCTTTGCAAGATATGCTAAGAGTCGCAAATAAGCGTTATAGAAATATCAGTATAGATATTTACGATGTTTTAGTCCAGGGAGAAAGCGCCGCTTTCTCTATTGCATCTGCAATCAAACATGCTGATTTAGTTGGATATGATTTAATTATCACGGGACGTGGTGGTGGAAGCATTGAAGACCTTTGGGCCTTTAATGAAGAGATTGTAGCAGATGCTATTTTTGAGGCAAAGACACCTATTATCTCTGCTGTAGGACATGAGATTGATTATTTAATTTCAGATTTTGTGGCTGATCTTAGAGCCCCGACACCGAGTGCTGCGATGGAGATGATCTTACCGGATGTAAACGAGCTTTATCAATATATAGATTCTATAGCAAATCAATTAAATCAGCAGATGAATCAAAAAGTTTTTAACAAAACACAGGAACTACAACACCTGCAAAGATCTTTTATGCAACATTCCGTGGAGAAAAAACTACAGCAGTATAAAGAAAATATTGTAAGTTTGAAAAATAGTTTTGAGCAGACTATTGGGTATAAGTTGCAAAACTTTAGTGCAAAAGTAAAAAATATTCAAGATGCTTATCCTCAAACAATTCAAAATAGATTTAGTAACTACAAAATGCAAATTGTAAACTTACAAAATATGTTTAAATCAAACGATCCGAAACTCAAGAGAAAAAAAGGTTTTGCACAAATATCTCAGGCAAATAAAGTGATAGAGTTAAAATCTTTAAAAGTAGGAGAAGAGTTCGAAGCACAAAGTGACGAGATAGTGATCAGTGCAAAAGTATTAGACACGAGGGTGATCTCCTAA
- a CDS encoding metal-dependent hydrolase: MNIISPNYILTPDKLLKNVSVAFDKKIEKIGSIEELKKEFPNAKIIQLKENSLLMPGLINSHVHIEFSANRTQLSYGDFINWLYSVIENRDELINGCNQECMKKAIDAMLDRGITTFGAISSHAMDLDACANAKQNVVFFNELIGSQAAMADALFTDFVARLDASKSVKREGFIPGVAIHSPYSVHPILIKKALEIVKNEELKLTAHFMESEAERDWLDESKGDFSEFFKKFLNQEHNVSDAKEFLSHFNDTPTLFTHVVKSNEDELKTIKNANHTIIHCPISNRLLGNGILNIKELNEHNIPWVIATDGLSSNYKLDLFEEMKISLFTHANAPLNDFAQQLIMAATKNAAQALGLNTGEIAEGKNADMLVLDLESTPNEELATHLILHHYDISKVFINGQLEKGEL, from the coding sequence ATGAATATTATATCACCAAATTACATATTAACACCTGATAAACTGCTTAAAAACGTCTCAGTAGCATTTGACAAAAAAATTGAAAAAATCGGCTCTATAGAGGAGTTAAAAAAAGAATTTCCTAATGCAAAAATAATTCAACTAAAAGAAAACTCTTTATTGATGCCGGGACTTATAAATTCACATGTACATATAGAATTTTCTGCAAATAGAACACAATTAAGCTACGGAGATTTTATCAACTGGCTCTATAGTGTAATCGAAAACCGTGATGAACTAATTAACGGTTGTAATCAAGAATGTATGAAAAAAGCAATTGATGCTATGCTTGATCGCGGTATCACAACATTTGGAGCAATCAGCTCGCATGCTATGGATCTCGATGCATGTGCAAATGCAAAACAAAATGTTGTGTTTTTTAATGAGCTTATAGGAAGTCAGGCTGCTATGGCGGATGCTTTATTTACAGACTTTGTAGCACGCCTTGATGCAAGCAAATCTGTAAAACGTGAAGGTTTCATTCCCGGCGTAGCTATCCATTCTCCTTATTCGGTACACCCTATTTTGATCAAAAAAGCATTAGAGATCGTAAAGAATGAAGAACTCAAGCTTACAGCTCATTTTATGGAAAGTGAGGCTGAGAGAGATTGGTTGGATGAAAGTAAGGGTGATTTTAGTGAGTTTTTCAAAAAATTCCTTAATCAAGAACATAATGTAAGTGATGCAAAAGAATTTTTAAGCCACTTTAACGATACTCCTACCCTTTTTACTCATGTAGTCAAATCAAATGAAGATGAACTAAAAACTATTAAAAATGCAAACCATACGATTATACATTGTCCGATCTCTAATAGACTTTTAGGGAATGGTATTTTGAATATCAAAGAGTTAAATGAGCATAATATTCCATGGGTAATTGCAACGGATGGCTTAAGTTCAAACTATAAACTTGATCTTTTTGAAGAGATGAAAATATCACTCTTTACTCATGCCAATGCACCACTTAATGACTTTGCCCAGCAGTTAATTATGGCAGCAACAAAAAATGCTGCACAGGCATTAGGTTTAAATACTGGAGAGATAGCTGAAGGTAAAAATGCAGATATGCTTGTTTTGGATCTTGAAAGTACACCAAATGAAGAACTTGCAACACACTTAATTCTTCACCATTACGATATATCAAAAGTGTTTATAAACGGACAACTTGAAAAAGGAGAACTATAA
- the ribD gene encoding bifunctional diaminohydroxyphosphoribosylaminopyrimidine deaminase/5-amino-6-(5-phosphoribosylamino)uracil reductase RibD produces MNLALKEAWKYQGLTYPNPAVGCCIVGKYNEILAVEAHRKAGEPHAEVNALQKAFFKLTQNDRIFSLESSHEIHNYLLKNHNGIFQECIVYTTLEPCSHVGKTPSCANLLSLLGVKQVFIGSKDFNVEAADGIDILEGASIGVKSEVLEKECGDLLYPFKKSLESRFVYFKWAQRLNGTFDDGAISSVSSREHVHKLRDVCDLLVIGGNTVRIDRPTLDAKLVNGKAPDILIISKEKKFDQTIPLFQVANRKVYIADNFTILENYKNIMIEGGETLYNLTKEFVDFYLCYVAPKFGGKKGFENVAEEFEILNADKEHEDIIMWMKAKG; encoded by the coding sequence ATGAATTTAGCCTTGAAAGAGGCTTGGAAATATCAAGGATTAACCTATCCAAATCCGGCAGTCGGGTGTTGCATTGTCGGAAAATATAATGAAATTTTGGCTGTTGAGGCACATCGCAAAGCAGGTGAGCCTCATGCTGAAGTGAATGCGCTACAAAAAGCTTTTTTTAAACTCACACAAAATGATAGAATTTTCTCTTTAGAGTCTTCTCACGAAATTCATAACTACCTTTTAAAAAATCATAATGGTATTTTTCAAGAATGCATTGTTTACACAACACTTGAACCCTGTTCACATGTAGGTAAAACACCTTCGTGTGCTAATCTGTTGAGTTTATTAGGTGTAAAGCAGGTTTTTATCGGTTCCAAAGATTTTAATGTAGAAGCAGCAGATGGCATCGATATTTTAGAAGGTGCATCTATCGGTGTAAAAAGTGAAGTTTTAGAAAAAGAGTGTGGAGATTTACTTTATCCATTTAAAAAATCTTTAGAATCACGTTTTGTCTATTTTAAATGGGCACAAAGATTAAACGGGACTTTTGATGATGGAGCTATCAGTTCTGTTAGTTCTAGAGAACATGTGCATAAACTACGTGATGTTTGTGATCTTTTAGTTATAGGTGGAAATACTGTTCGAATAGACAGACCCACACTTGATGCAAAACTTGTTAATGGAAAAGCACCAGATATTTTGATTATTTCTAAAGAAAAAAAGTTTGACCAAACAATACCGCTATTTCAAGTAGCAAATAGAAAAGTATACATAGCAGATAATTTTACAATATTAGAAAACTATAAAAATATTATGATTGAAGGTGGAGAAACACTTTACAATCTAACAAAAGAGTTTGTGGATTTTTATCTGTGCTATGTAGCACCTAAATTTGGTGGTAAAAAAGGCTTTGAAAATGTTGCGGAAGAATTCGAGATTTTAAATGCAGATAAAGAGCACGAAGATATAATTATGTGGATGAAAGCAAAAGGGTAA
- a CDS encoding RNA polymerase sigma factor FliA: protein MSQNVYANDLKHQEDELAIQYLPAVKAMAFRLKERLPSSIDFSDLAAIGTEELIKLARRYDDTLNDNFWGYAKKRVYGAMLDYLRSLDVLSRSNRKLVKAIDHAVEEYRLTHDEEPTDEELATILEEDVEKIHEARVASNIYTVMPLHDQLQVGDEGAALAQIEKEDLIDVIKNVLSTYKEREQMIIQLYYFEELTLKEISEVLDITESRISQIHKSVLHKIKESIGA, encoded by the coding sequence ATGAGTCAAAACGTTTATGCCAATGATTTAAAACATCAAGAGGATGAACTGGCTATTCAGTATCTTCCCGCAGTTAAAGCTATGGCATTTAGATTAAAAGAGCGTTTACCGAGTTCGATAGACTTTTCCGATCTGGCAGCAATAGGGACAGAAGAGTTGATTAAACTGGCACGTCGTTATGACGATACCCTTAATGATAATTTTTGGGGCTATGCAAAAAAAAGAGTCTATGGTGCAATGCTTGATTATCTTCGCAGTTTAGATGTTTTAAGCCGTTCTAACAGAAAACTTGTTAAAGCTATTGATCATGCTGTTGAAGAATACCGTTTAACACATGATGAAGAACCAACAGATGAAGAACTTGCTACAATACTAGAAGAAGATGTAGAAAAAATCCACGAAGCGAGAGTTGCTTCTAATATTTATACAGTAATGCCTCTTCATGACCAACTGCAAGTTGGTGATGAGGGTGCAGCACTTGCTCAAATTGAAAAAGAGGATCTGATTGATGTTATTAAAAATGTTCTTTCAACATATAAAGAGAGAGAACAGATGATTATACAACTGTATTATTTTGAAGAGTTGACACTCAAAGAAATTAGTGAAGTATTAGATATAACAGAATCAAGAATTTCACAAATTCATAAATCTGTTTTACATAAAATTAAAGAGAGTATAGGAGCATAG
- the folK gene encoding 2-amino-4-hydroxy-6-hydroxymethyldihydropteridine diphosphokinase, with product MYLQRKISDKLVSFHTLRYPFVKPIRSKHRYEVVVGIGGNVGDVRRRFEHLFVMLQREKRAELFKTSLILKNPPFGYTAQDDFFNSIMCFKTSMQPKEFLRYLLRVEKHFGRKRSFANAPRTLDLDIIFFDNRTIDTKDLTVPHPHWYKRESVVIPLLGAAL from the coding sequence ATGTATTTACAACGCAAAATTAGTGACAAGTTAGTTTCTTTTCACACTTTGCGTTACCCTTTTGTTAAGCCTATTCGATCAAAGCATAGATATGAAGTGGTTGTAGGAATAGGTGGAAATGTTGGTGATGTTCGACGTCGTTTTGAACATCTTTTTGTAATGTTACAACGAGAAAAAAGAGCAGAGTTGTTTAAAACATCGTTGATTTTAAAAAATCCTCCGTTTGGGTATACAGCTCAAGATGATTTTTTTAACTCAATTATGTGTTTTAAAACATCTATGCAGCCAAAAGAGTTTTTACGCTATCTTTTACGAGTTGAAAAACATTTTGGTAGAAAAAGAAGCTTTGCAAATGCACCAAGGACTTTAGATTTGGATATAATTTTTTTTGATAATCGAACTATTGATACAAAAGATTTGACAGTTCCACATCCTCATTGGTATAAAAGAGAGAGCGTTGTAATCCCATTGTTAGGTGCTGCACTATGA
- the rbfA gene encoding 30S ribosome-binding factor RbfA — protein MTEAEIKLKRTESVLAELIPEALSQLNDARLHELGIIEVKCSRGRSDAKVYLDPSYFDEKEKSLLLKQLRKARPIIEDYCMKDQGWFRSPKLAFEFDEHLKKTQNIEELFKKISKETKEEE, from the coding sequence ATGACAGAAGCAGAGATTAAACTAAAACGTACAGAATCTGTACTTGCGGAGCTTATTCCAGAAGCACTTTCACAGCTTAACGATGCTAGGTTGCATGAATTAGGTATTATAGAAGTGAAATGTTCACGTGGTAGAAGTGATGCTAAAGTGTATCTTGATCCATCCTATTTTGATGAAAAAGAGAAAAGTCTGCTTTTAAAACAATTGAGAAAAGCAAGACCGATCATAGAAGATTATTGTATGAAAGATCAAGGTTGGTTTCGTTCACCGAAACTTGCTTTTGAGTTTGATGAGCATTTGAAAAAAACACAAAATATTGAAGAGTTATTTAAAAAAATCTCTAAAGAGACTAAAGAGGAAGAGTAA
- a CDS encoding ribosome maturation factor — protein sequence MSLESDIESLVKSVGLELYDTSIVSEFGDTIYRVAVVSPEFEDGKRKGVTLDECVDLTHLISPLLDVTPPVSGDYRLEVGSPGLERKLTTLDHFEKSVNENIAFTTAEQDKIKAKLIEVDGSKLTFEDEHEKFEIDFNDIKKAKTYFEWK from the coding sequence ATGAGTTTAGAAAGTGATATTGAATCTTTAGTAAAATCTGTAGGACTAGAACTATATGATACTTCAATCGTATCTGAATTTGGTGATACTATTTACAGGGTAGCTGTTGTTTCTCCTGAATTTGAAGATGGTAAAAGAAAAGGTGTAACACTTGATGAATGTGTTGATTTAACGCATCTTATTTCACCTCTCTTAGATGTTACACCACCGGTTTCAGGTGACTATAGACTTGAAGTTGGATCTCCTGGCTTGGAGAGAAAACTGACAACATTAGATCATTTTGAAAAATCTGTAAACGAAAATATTGCCTTTACTACGGCAGAGCAAGATAAAATCAAAGCAAAACTTATTGAAGTTGACGGTTCAAAACTGACTTTTGAAGACGAACATGAAAAGTTTGAAATTGATTTTAATGACATCAAGAAAGCAAAAACTTACTTTGAATGGAAATAG
- the ubiE gene encoding bifunctional demethylmenaquinone methyltransferase/2-methoxy-6-polyprenyl-1,4-benzoquinol methylase UbiE has translation MEKQEKIVSMFDDIAGTYDTANRVMSMGVDIAWRKQACDLAFGYLGKQEIDRIIDVACGTGDMMGHWQKQAAKAEIKVSEIVGVDPSNGMVDVARKKFPDFNYHIAKATEIPLEDAKADIVSITYGIRNVVERQEAFYEFNRVLKEGGLVVILEFMKQEKKTLKDKIRDFYMHKILPYVGGAISKNLEAYTYLPNSIENFVTIEGMQAELEKAGFEMLYTQSFSMDISTLFIARKK, from the coding sequence ATGGAAAAACAAGAAAAAATCGTTTCAATGTTCGATGATATAGCAGGAACGTATGATACTGCAAACCGTGTGATGAGTATGGGTGTAGATATCGCATGGAGAAAACAAGCTTGTGATCTTGCTTTTGGATACTTGGGCAAACAAGAGATAGATAGAATTATCGATGTAGCATGTGGCACTGGTGATATGATGGGGCATTGGCAAAAACAAGCAGCAAAAGCCGAGATAAAAGTAAGTGAAATCGTAGGTGTAGATCCATCAAACGGAATGGTAGATGTAGCTCGTAAAAAATTTCCAGACTTTAATTACCATATAGCTAAAGCTACAGAGATTCCTCTTGAAGATGCAAAAGCTGATATTGTCAGTATTACATACGGTATCCGTAATGTTGTAGAGCGTCAAGAAGCTTTTTATGAATTTAATCGCGTATTAAAAGAAGGGGGACTTGTAGTAATTTTAGAATTTATGAAACAAGAGAAAAAAACTCTAAAAGATAAGATTAGAGATTTTTATATGCATAAAATTTTACCGTATGTAGGTGGAGCAATTTCAAAAAATCTAGAAGCGTATACATATCTTCCAAATTCTATAGAAAATTTCGTAACAATTGAAGGGATGCAAGCAGAGCTTGAAAAAGCAGGTTTTGAAATGTTGTATACTCAAAGCTTTTCAATGGATATCTCTACTCTCTTCATTGCGAGAAAAAAATAG